One part of the Xylocopa sonorina isolate GNS202 chromosome 10, iyXylSono1_principal, whole genome shotgun sequence genome encodes these proteins:
- the Wat gene encoding worker-enriched antennal transcript isoform X2, whose product MRITILVTLVLMVLAVASSQNYNQLFAGFGPYLRLAGMRDPRSNRGPVVFPPAPPLNSADSSGVIAGASGYGFVPPNPGYYRYFYY is encoded by the exons ATGAGGATC ACAATTCTGGTCACGTTGGTCTTAATGGTCCTGGCGGTGGCCTCGTCCCAGAACTACAATCAGTTGTTCGCAGGATTTGGTCCGTATCTGAGACTAGCAGGAATGCGGGATCCACGATCGAACAGGG GTCCAGTGGTGTTTCCACCTGCTCCACCGCTGAACAGCGCCGATTCCAGCGGAGTGATCGCTGGCGCGAGCGGTTACGGATTCGTGCCACCCAACCCAG GTTACTACAGGTACTTTTACTATTAA
- the Wat gene encoding worker-enriched antennal transcript isoform X1: MTLLLQTILVTLVLMVLAVASSQNYNQLFAGFGPYLRLAGMRDPRSNRGPVVFPPAPPLNSADSSGVIAGASGYGFVPPNPGYYRYFYY; this comes from the exons ATGACGCTGTTGTTGCAA ACAATTCTGGTCACGTTGGTCTTAATGGTCCTGGCGGTGGCCTCGTCCCAGAACTACAATCAGTTGTTCGCAGGATTTGGTCCGTATCTGAGACTAGCAGGAATGCGGGATCCACGATCGAACAGGG GTCCAGTGGTGTTTCCACCTGCTCCACCGCTGAACAGCGCCGATTCCAGCGGAGTGATCGCTGGCGCGAGCGGTTACGGATTCGTGCCACCCAACCCAG GTTACTACAGGTACTTTTACTATTAA